aATCTGTTTTgcagaaaagagagagagaaggagcaAGTAAGTGGGTTGCGGGAACTTAACGAGCCTTGAGAGAGAGGGTTAGTAGTTGAGGAGGGAAGTGGGGATGTGTTTCAAGATGTTAGGTAAGTGCGGACTTGTTTCAAGCTGTTTGGGAATTGGAAAAAACAGCTCCCCCTTGGATTTCCTAATTACCATAAAACATGTGTATTGTGATCCTGAGAATATCTCGGTTTACATAATTTTAGGAGATCCACACAACCAAAGGTTGAATTCCAACATCAATTCCAATTTCCAAATGCCAATATATACATAACCCAAATGCAAATGCACCATGAAGCTATTTACTCATCCATTGATCTCCACTCTCCAAAAGTAAATTCATGTGCCACACTGACATTCATACACACAAATGCACAAAAAAAGAGTGATTTAGTTAAGGCAGAATGATAAAGAGTTTACAATTATGTAAATCATCAACCAGATCTAAGATCCAAAGCCAAGAccaaatcccaacaaaaaaccACTACTGCTTCCAAATCTTATAGAGGAAAAGCAATAGAACACAATATAGTAGTtatcaaaagggtaaaaaaaaggTAATGGAATTAATGACAAGTCTTTTAGAATTTAGAATTAGAATGTTGGTTTACTCCATGATACATTTGGTCAACTCTACTTATACAGACCTCGAGGTTCACACCTTTAGTCAGACATGAAACTCACACCAACTCCTATATAGGCTTTGAGAGCATTGCAGCATGATACCAAGTAAAATGAAGCAATACAACAAAAACCATAATCATATTAGCAAATGGCACTACACATACAGATTATGGCTTTAAAATGCCTCAAATGCATACAAAGAGAGCCAAACTATACCTCCAGGATTCTAGTTCTAGCCCTCTTCAAATGAACAAGCTTACTAGATTGATGAACttgataaacaaataaaaagctaGTCATAGTCAGCACCGATTGATGGATCACAATTCTGAATTGGTCAGGGTTACGGATTCAAAAGTGCTTTTAGCAGTCTAGAACCACCAATAAATTGATTCCCTATCCTAAATGCCATTTTCTTTAGACGGAATAGTTATGACAGAATCCATATGATGATGTGCACAACACTTGCAGCATAAGAGTATATGGAAGTCAACCGTAGGCATTCATAAAGCAGTATTCAAGCATAACCACAAAGCAACACAGACAGAACAACAAAAGGTAAATAAGAGCCGGTATGAATGCACAATTGGCACTAATTTGACTTTTGATCCAAcatccaaaaactttcaaaataCTGAAATTGAATTTTCCAATATGCACAGTGAATTAAAGATGTGGCACTTGCAAGATCATCATGCTTCCCAGCCATCCTCCCTGATTATGTCAGGAAATAGTGTATACGCACACCGAGGCAAAACTTTGATAGTATCTGTTTAACAATGAGTATCATCCTCAAAAGCATCCTGAAAAGCTGACACATCAAATCATTTATAGCCATACATTAATGCAACACCATGCAGCAAAATATCAAGTTCAACCATGATTGGGGCTCAAATCGACAGACCaacgaaataaaaaaataagttaACTGCAACTTGAAACAAAATATATCCAtctaaaaaattttcaatgaacACAATCATGTATTATTCTCATACATTAGGAAATAACAAGGGATGTATCTTTGTAACCAAGCCTATTGAAAGATGAAATGATGAATCGATTGCATATTTGGTAATTGTATATAAAATATTAGAAAGTAGTGAATCATTTACTTTTACATGGTAATGAGACGCATATACAAGTAATAACTGGATTATATGAAATAATAGGTCAACAAGCTATGTAATCCGCAAAAATGCAGACAAACAAAAGCGGACAGATAACTCATACAAAATTATATGTAAATCCCAAAACTAATTTGATGGTTAAAAGGAGGAAATAAataatattccctaagaaaagaggataaaaatgcatagaaatcaaaatggaagaaaagCACAATCTATCAGAGAATAGAAGCTGCAGAACAAATAGTGATGTGCTGGTGGAATTTTAAATTAAAGAAACAAAAGTTTCCTATTCATCATCCATAGAATTAAATCCCATAGAGATGAGGGACAATAAATAAATGCAAGACAACacaaaattaaattccaaagagaacataaaatacataaaaggCAGTCAATGCAAGGAAACGGTGATGGAGGAAATGGAAGTATCTAAGtttgaaggaaaagaaaatcgtTTTCCATCACCAGCAAAATAAATTTCACAGATAAAAGTAGAATTTTGTAAGCAAAAAATGCATAAATGGCTGCAGCAGTGGTGGACGTGGAGGCGGTGTTGGCGCTGGTAGTGGTGGAAGGTACGACTAAGAATAAAGAATAATTTGTTGAGATCATATATCCCAAAGTTTTAATGAAGGTAGTAAAGTTCAAAAACATTTACAGGAGAGAACCAAGCATGAACCATGAGACTTCTGGTTGAAACAAAGACACAACGAAGAAGGCATATAAATAAACCTAGGCCGAACACCAAAATAGATCAAGAGGAGGAATAAGCTAGAACCTTGTAATGATCCTAAACAGGAGCGCCCAATTGCATGCATTCAAATTCAACTTTGAATACATTCATAACTCAATTATCCAATTAAGTTCCAAGAATAAATCAACCAAGAGAAGCTAGAGATCGCTAAAGAAATCAAAGAGATCCACCAATCGAAGTTCCTGCCACAAATTTATCATAAGTAGATCAAATGGAAACGACCTACCAAAAACCGTGAatctccataaaaaaaaaattgtaggtGGAGAAAATGCTTCCCAATCGAACGTCAACAATAACAGGCGATCAAATCTTAATGACCTATTTAGTGAATAAGCTACCTAATCAATAACAGAAACAACCGTTCAATCTCAGCCCCAAACCACGCATTAAACAACAatcaggaaaagaaaagaacgaAGTGGCATATACGGATATACACCAATCAGACTTGACGGACGATTCATCAATAAACAGATCCACTAAAAGATCGACCAATGAAactaataaaaccctaaaaccccgAGGAAGCGTTGACAATACAAGGAAGGCCATCGGGGAGTGTGAGGTGTTAGGACGGTATACCTGGCTGAACTTCAGGGCATGCTGTTCACCGGCGAGCTGAAGGTTGCCGCTGACGAAGACGAGCATGCCGCCGGCGGGGCCGGAAGGCTGACAATCGACGGTGGTGATACTGTGTTGACACTGCTGAAAAGGGAGACTGGTAAGCTTAGCCACGATATTCTGAGAACCCTGGATCTTCTGACCCTCGAAGCTGAGCATCGAACCCTCCTGATAC
The nucleotide sequence above comes from Telopea speciosissima isolate NSW1024214 ecotype Mountain lineage chromosome 3, Tspe_v1, whole genome shotgun sequence. Encoded proteins:
- the LOC122654833 gene encoding nuclear transport factor 2B-like, with product MDPDAVAKAFVEHYYTTFDANRAGLANLYQEGSMLSFEGQKIQGSQNIVAKLTSLPFQQCQHSITTVDCQPSGPAGGMLVFVSGNLQLAGEQHALKFSQMFHLMPTPQGSFYVLNDIFRLNYA